Below is a window of Mucilaginibacter ginkgonis DNA.
CCATCTCGCCTGTCTTTCATGCGGACAAGATCAAAACACCTTTACTTATCTTTCAGGGAGCAAAGGACCCGCGTGCCAACATCAGTGAGTTGAACCAGTTTGTGCGCGAATTAAAGCGAAGAAATGTTCCGGTTACGTATGTGTTAAAAGATAACGAGCGTACGTATTTTCGCAGTCAGCATAATCGTATACAAATGTATGCCGATATTGAGAAGTATCTGGACAAATACATGAAAGGCACACCTTGACCGCCAAAATGAAGGGAAGCAAACAAGGATATCAAAAGAATTTTTCACTCATTATCACCTTTTTTGCGCTTATAACAGCCGCTTTAGCAGTGGCTCTTTTCATCGTCTACAACTTTACACGTACTTACGTAGAGAATGAGTTTGCATCCAAGAAGATCGACGTTTTAGAGCAAACGCTTAAGCCTTATAACGATCTCTTTCTGAACAAGGTTTACGAGATCACATCATACCAGGGCTATCTGGACTCGGCTTCAGCTGCCAAATATTCGGCAAGCGTGTTTAAAGATTACCCGTTTGTAAAACGTACTGTTTTCTACGAAGTCCGTATTGCGGCGCCGGCCAACTTAAACATAAAACCACGCCGGTTAAACATCAGTGTGCGGTCTGCTTATGAATATTTTGTTTACAAGAAGCGTTTTGTAAGCACCAAGCGATCTTATGTGGAGAATACTGAGTTCAGGCAGATGACCGATAAGTTTGAGAACTTTGTGATGAATACCGATACCACACGTTCTCCCACACAGGCGGAGATATACAAGATATTTTACGATATAAAGCCGGACAAGATCAGTTATTTGAATATCCCTCGCAGGGAAGAAATCAAAAACTACCGAAACCTGCTTAACACCGGCGCCCAATCCACTTTTTACAAGCAAAACATGATGACTTTTTATCTGGAGCCCTATGCGCTAAAGATAAAAAACACGCACCCTGAGCTTTATCAAGACATCAGCATCAAACCTGTAGTGTATGATCCGCTCGATGATCAGGGGCAACATTTGATTACGGAACTGGCCTTCCCCGGTGCCTTTTCTGATTATAAACTTTATTTCAGGTCGACCAATAACCATTTATCTACAGAGATTATACACAGGTTTGTGCCAACAGCGGCTGTGGTGTTACTTATTTATCTTTTTTTAGTGCTGATAGGCTGGCTCATTTACCGCAATTTAAGCACCAACTTAAAGCTATTCAAATTGCAATATGATTTCATTAACAACTTTACGCACGAGTTTAAGACGCCCGTAAGTGTAATAAAAATTGCAGGGTCAAACCTGCGCAGCGAAGCCGAATTAACTGAACGGGCACGTAAACACTATGGCCGCATTTTGGACGAAGAGGCTGATAAGCTGAACGACCTGATGAACAAACTGCTATCTTTTACGCAAATAGAAAACCGATCTATCAGCCTTAAAAAGAAAACCATTGACATAAAGGAATTTATAGAGGGGTACATCCAAACATTTAGGATACGATACCCCGATTTTAAGATCGCGTACCATATAGATGGTGTCGGGACATTTAATTCAGATTCGGTGTTGTTGGGCAGTCTGTTTCAAAATTTGATTGAAAACGCGTATAAGTATTCACCGCCCGAAAACAAAGACCTTTTCATAAACGCGATGTATGATCGCAACACCATTATATTTACTTTTACCGATAGGGGGATTGGCATACCTAAAAATGAGATCAAAAACATTTTCAGGAAGTTTTACCGAATAGAAAATAAATACAATCAGCAGGGTAGTGTTGGCCTTGGTTTGGCGTTTTGCAAAGAACTGGCTAATTTTATGGGTGGCGATATCACTGTAAAAAGCGAAATTAACCAAGGGTCTGAGTTTACGGTAACCCTGCCTTACGAAATTTAATATATGAATCAAGAAATAAAAATCGCGCTGGTTGAGGATGACGAAAACCTGCGTTTCCTGGTAGCAGAACGTTTACAAACCGAAGGCTACCGCGTATTAGAAGCATCAAACGGTGATGATGCCGAGAAAATGATCATGCAGGAAAAC
It encodes the following:
- a CDS encoding sensor histidine kinase, translated to MKGSKQGYQKNFSLIITFFALITAALAVALFIVYNFTRTYVENEFASKKIDVLEQTLKPYNDLFLNKVYEITSYQGYLDSASAAKYSASVFKDYPFVKRTVFYEVRIAAPANLNIKPRRLNISVRSAYEYFVYKKRFVSTKRSYVENTEFRQMTDKFENFVMNTDTTRSPTQAEIYKIFYDIKPDKISYLNIPRREEIKNYRNLLNTGAQSTFYKQNMMTFYLEPYALKIKNTHPELYQDISIKPVVYDPLDDQGQHLITELAFPGAFSDYKLYFRSTNNHLSTEIIHRFVPTAAVVLLIYLFLVLIGWLIYRNLSTNLKLFKLQYDFINNFTHEFKTPVSVIKIAGSNLRSEAELTERARKHYGRILDEEADKLNDLMNKLLSFTQIENRSISLKKKTIDIKEFIEGYIQTFRIRYPDFKIAYHIDGVGTFNSDSVLLGSLFQNLIENAYKYSPPENKDLFINAMYDRNTIIFTFTDRGIGIPKNEIKNIFRKFYRIENKYNQQGSVGLGLAFCKELANFMGGDITVKSEINQGSEFTVTLPYEI